A stretch of Cetobacterium somerae ATCC BAA-474 DNA encodes these proteins:
- the asrA gene encoding anaerobic sulfite reductase subunit AsrA codes for MGYKITAENFDSLLKNLSKEYKIYAPKRFPKQGRYSDTDIVRYDRVYSADEIVHDEKSDYAAKEALSPITETVLYFTDADYRESKVVDDRPMLVFARACDIHSIKRYDDIFLKNGGFEDSYYKRMREKTKFILMECPAKGWDTCFCASMGTGSADEYAFGVKFNGEEVLVETKDDAFNSYFAGNDEIDFLVTPVVENERVVRIPEINDKETQIAVKSLEMWKEFDKRCLMCGSCTVSCSTCTCFTTYDMNYSSDTNAGERRRINASCHVDGYTDMAGNHSFRKTGGDRMRFKVMHKIHDHKKRFKEHHMCVGCGRCDDKCPVFISFSTTVNKLAAEVDKLNGGNK; via the coding sequence ATGGGATACAAAATAACAGCAGAAAATTTTGATAGCTTGTTAAAAAATCTTAGTAAAGAGTATAAAATTTATGCTCCAAAAAGATTTCCTAAACAGGGAAGATATTCAGACACAGACATTGTGAGATATGATAGAGTTTATTCGGCAGATGAGATTGTACATGATGAGAAATCTGATTATGCAGCAAAGGAAGCATTAAGCCCTATAACAGAAACAGTTTTATATTTTACAGATGCAGACTATAGAGAGTCAAAAGTTGTTGACGATAGACCAATGCTTGTATTTGCAAGAGCTTGTGATATTCACTCGATAAAAAGATATGATGATATCTTCTTAAAAAATGGTGGATTCGAAGATTCATACTATAAGAGAATGAGAGAAAAAACAAAGTTTATATTAATGGAGTGTCCAGCAAAAGGTTGGGATACTTGCTTCTGTGCTTCAATGGGTACTGGATCAGCAGATGAGTATGCATTTGGAGTAAAATTTAATGGTGAAGAAGTTTTAGTAGAAACTAAAGACGACGCATTTAACTCTTACTTTGCAGGAAATGATGAAATTGATTTCCTAGTAACTCCAGTTGTAGAAAATGAAAGAGTTGTTAGAATACCAGAGATAAATGATAAAGAAACTCAAATAGCTGTAAAATCATTAGAGATGTGGAAAGAGTTTGACAAGAGATGTTTAATGTGTGGTAGTTGTACTGTATCATGTTCTACATGTACTTGTTTTACAACTTATGATATGAACTATAGTTCTGATACAAATGCAGGAGAAAGAAGAAGAATAAATGCTTCTTGCCACGTTGATGGGTATACAGATATGGCTGGAAACCACTCGTTTAGAAAAACAGGTGGAGACAGAATGAGATTTAAAGTTATGCATAAAATCCACGATCATAAAAAGAGATTTAAAGAGCACCATATGTGTGTTGGATGTGGAAGATGTGATGATAAGTGTCCAGTGTTTATATCTTTCTCAACTACTGTAAACAAATTAGCTGCAGAAGTTGATAAACTAAATGGAGGTAATAAGTAA
- a CDS encoding RluA family pseudouridine synthase, with amino-acid sequence MKKFVVEPEFHNMKISQYLREKGYSGRGIRNVEVYLNGKRTKTTKQVKKNARLLVKEKEKEVGIRSIQMDLKIMYEDKNLLIIDKDPYLVVHPTTKKTDLTLANGVVHYLQEQTGKVQPPRFFNRLDMNTSGLIVVAKNAYTQAFLQSDKEKVSKFYQAIVKGIVKEDEMMIEIPIGKEGDELRRKEMTPENGGQTAKTYMKVLERFPNEDLTLIELKLFTGRTHQIRAHMSLVGYPILGDELYGGDDIRAKRQLLHAFKLIFTDVESGEKILVEAPLPEDFKEILHIAN; translated from the coding sequence ATGAAAAAATTTGTTGTTGAGCCTGAATTTCACAATATGAAAATTTCTCAATACCTTAGAGAAAAAGGATATTCTGGAAGAGGTATTAGAAATGTTGAAGTATATTTAAATGGAAAAAGAACCAAAACTACAAAGCAAGTTAAAAAAAACGCAAGACTTTTAGTTAAAGAAAAAGAAAAAGAAGTTGGAATTAGATCTATTCAGATGGACCTTAAAATAATGTATGAAGATAAAAATCTACTTATTATTGATAAAGATCCATATTTAGTTGTTCATCCAACTACTAAAAAAACAGATTTAACATTAGCTAACGGTGTTGTTCACTATCTTCAAGAACAAACTGGAAAAGTTCAGCCTCCTAGATTTTTCAATCGTTTAGATATGAATACTTCTGGACTAATCGTTGTAGCTAAAAATGCTTATACTCAAGCTTTTTTACAAAGTGATAAAGAAAAAGTTTCAAAATTTTATCAAGCTATTGTAAAAGGTATTGTTAAAGAAGATGAAATGATGATTGAAATTCCTATTGGTAAAGAGGGAGATGAACTTAGACGTAAAGAGATGACCCCTGAAAATGGTGGTCAAACTGCTAAAACTTATATGAAAGTTTTAGAGCGTTTCCCTAACGAAGACCTAACTTTAATTGAATTAAAACTTTTCACTGGTAGAACTCACCAAATCCGTGCCCATATGTCTTTAGTAGGTTACCCTATTTTAGGAGATGAACTTTACGGTGGTGATGATATTAGAGCTAAAAGACAACTTCTTCATGCATTTAAACTAATTTTTACTGATGTTGAAAGTGGTGAAAAAATCCTAGTTGAAGCACCTTTACCTGAAGATTTCAAGGAAATTCTTCATATAGCAAATTAA
- a CDS encoding dicarboxylate/amino acid:cation symporter, with amino-acid sequence MKKLSLTNKIFISLILGVISGLILYPFRNDLIVKKYIIDFFFNFLGTGFIRAIRMIVVPLVFCSLTVGAAGVEDIKKLGRVGVKTLAFYLGTTAVAITLALGVGSLINPGKGVVLSQITTTNVSVNETKPFIDILLGMIPINPIEALAKGDMLQIIVFAILCGVGMAILGDKVSTVRKGMEESNSLVLKLVEIIMQLAPFGVYGLIGKTFATLGYTAMLPLLKYFIGVVIVLLLHYLITYQSLLIFVAKYNPIKFLKKFSGPMMVAFSTSSSSATLPSSMETMQDEFGVSKTISSFTLPLGSTINMDGTAIMQGVATIFIAQIYGVNLTMGDFVTVIITATLASIGTAGVPGVGVIMLGMVLQQVGLPLEGMALVMGIDRFVDMFRTTVNITGDAVCTLIVARTEGELKGEEVVTPVKKNTLA; translated from the coding sequence ATGAAAAAGTTAAGTTTGACAAATAAGATTTTTATATCATTGATTTTAGGTGTTATAAGTGGATTGATTTTATATCCCTTTAGAAACGATTTAATAGTGAAAAAATATATAATAGACTTTTTCTTTAACTTCTTAGGAACAGGATTTATAAGAGCAATAAGAATGATAGTGGTTCCATTAGTTTTTTGTTCGTTAACTGTAGGAGCAGCAGGTGTTGAAGATATAAAGAAATTAGGAAGAGTGGGAGTAAAAACTTTAGCATTTTACTTAGGAACTACAGCAGTAGCGATAACTTTAGCTTTAGGAGTAGGATCTCTAATAAATCCAGGAAAAGGAGTTGTTTTGTCTCAGATTACAACAACTAATGTTTCAGTAAATGAAACAAAACCATTCATAGATATATTGTTAGGGATGATACCAATAAATCCAATAGAAGCTTTAGCTAAAGGAGATATGCTACAGATAATAGTATTCGCAATTTTATGTGGTGTTGGTATGGCTATATTAGGAGATAAAGTTTCTACAGTTAGAAAAGGGATGGAAGAGTCAAATAGTTTAGTTTTAAAATTAGTTGAGATTATAATGCAGTTAGCTCCATTTGGAGTATATGGATTAATTGGAAAAACATTTGCAACATTAGGATATACAGCAATGTTACCTTTACTAAAATACTTTATAGGTGTAGTTATTGTTTTATTATTACATTATTTAATAACATATCAAAGTTTGTTGATTTTCGTAGCTAAGTATAACCCTATTAAATTTTTAAAGAAATTCTCAGGACCAATGATGGTAGCATTTTCAACTTCTTCAAGTAGTGCAACTTTACCATCTTCAATGGAAACAATGCAAGATGAATTTGGAGTATCTAAAACAATATCTTCATTTACACTTCCTTTAGGAAGCACAATAAATATGGATGGAACAGCAATAATGCAAGGTGTTGCAACAATATTTATAGCTCAAATCTATGGAGTTAATTTAACAATGGGAGATTTTGTAACAGTAATTATAACAGCTACATTAGCTTCAATAGGAACTGCAGGAGTTCCAGGCGTTGGAGTAATAATGTTAGGAATGGTATTGCAACAAGTTGGATTACCTTTAGAAGGGATGGCTCTTGTAATGGGAATAGATAGATTTGTGGATATGTTTAGAACAACTGTTAATATAACAGGAGACGCAGTTTGTACATTGATTGTAGCGAGAACAGAGGGAGAATTAAAAGGTGAAGAGGTAGTTACACCGGTTAAAAAAAATACATTAGCTTAA
- a CDS encoding aromatic acid exporter family protein gives MIFNKLSTYDKHKVFKNMIGPYAAVLIAQYFSLEYQYSAATICILSLESTRKASFRSSFERVLAASFGLILSATIIKIFKFNPISLVIFTAIFMPLCIRFNLMQGFFTNIVLATHFLLDENVSLIFVLDQYLLLLVGVLCAIISNLYMPSQNNEIISQLEKIDSIMKDIIFDFSKALKYKAVSLKQDELFEELKINLDDCKQLVEMEKDNRLFFKKVDISKNYSLKFSEYIILSKIRECFGKISTDISITSELAVILRDLATSSSNNYTYNILLSKIKRSEDRFKKEIDENSLNIENKAIYFLLIENIKELIKLRIKNIF, from the coding sequence ATGATATTTAATAAACTAAGTACTTATGATAAACATAAAGTTTTTAAAAATATGATTGGCCCTTATGCAGCTGTTCTTATTGCTCAATATTTTTCTTTAGAATATCAATACTCCGCTGCTACAATTTGTATCTTAAGTTTAGAAAGTACTCGAAAAGCTTCTTTTAGAAGTTCTTTTGAAAGAGTTCTTGCCGCTTCTTTTGGTTTAATTTTATCTGCTACTATCATTAAAATTTTTAAATTTAATCCTATTTCTTTAGTTATATTTACAGCTATTTTTATGCCTCTTTGTATACGATTTAACTTAATGCAGGGATTTTTCACCAACATTGTTCTAGCGACACATTTTCTATTAGATGAAAATGTATCTTTAATTTTTGTTCTTGATCAATATCTTCTTTTATTAGTTGGAGTTCTTTGTGCTATTATTTCAAACTTATATATGCCTAGCCAGAACAATGAAATCATCTCCCAATTAGAAAAAATTGATTCTATTATGAAAGATATTATTTTTGACTTCTCTAAAGCTTTAAAATATAAAGCTGTTTCATTAAAACAAGATGAACTCTTTGAAGAGCTAAAAATTAACCTAGATGATTGCAAACAATTAGTTGAAATGGAAAAGGATAATCGATTATTTTTTAAAAAAGTAGATATTTCTAAAAATTATTCATTAAAATTTTCAGAATATATCATTCTTTCAAAAATAAGAGAGTGTTTTGGTAAAATTTCTACTGATATCTCAATCACTTCTGAATTAGCTGTAATTTTAAGAGATTTAGCCACATCATCTTCAAATAATTATACTTACAATATTCTTTTAAGTAAAATAAAACGCTCAGAAGATAGATTTAAAAAAGAGATTGATGAGAATAGTTTAAATATTGAAAATAAAGCAATTTATTTCCTACTTATAGAAAATATTAAAGAACTTATTAAATTAAGAATAAAAAATATTTTTTAA